CCAGCAGGAGCAGGTTTTCGCCGCCGAGCGAGAAGGAGAAAACGCGCCCCGCCTCCGCGGAAACGACGTGCCGCATCGCGAGCAGAACGGCGGGCGTCACGGCGGTCGTTCCGGATGCGGCCTCGCGGCAGCCGTCGCAGCGGAGCGCTCCGCTGGTAAGGTCGAGCCACGCGATTCCCTCGGGCGGGAAGTCGGGCCTGCCGCACTTCTCGCAGTCGCCGAGCAGTGGAGCGTAGCCGAGTATCGCCGCGAGGCGAAGCTCGAAGCACGCCTTTATCAGCTTCAGCGGCTTTTTGCCTTCGGCGGCGAGGTGGAAGCAGTTGAGCACGAGCGGAAGTATATCCGCCGTCTCGGCGTATTCGTCGAGCAGGGAATAGACGACCTGCGAAATGTAGGAGCAGAGCGCGACGACGGAGATGTCCCTCCGCAACGCGAAAAAGCCCTCGGCAAGATCCGCGGAGTTGAGC
The DNA window shown above is from Clostridia bacterium and carries:
- the recO gene encoding DNA repair protein RecO, which codes for MTLKTKGLVIREQKVSDGDCVITLLTGDRGVIRVWTKGIFNPRSRNSGARLFCYSEFTLYKSRERYSLNSADLAEGFFALRRDISVVALCSYISQVVYSLLDEYAETADILPLVLNCFHLAAEGKKPLKLIKACFELRLAAILGYAPLLGDCEKCGRPDFPPEGIAWLDLTSGALRCDGCREAASGTTAVTPAVLLAMRHVVSAEAGRVFSFSLGGENLLLLGQTAEKYLLAQCGRGFPALDFYKGLE